From Paludisphaera rhizosphaerae, the proteins below share one genomic window:
- a CDS encoding type I phosphomannose isomerase catalytic subunit: MQSIPLEPLVFWPISRQLVWGGRKLGTVLGKPIGEGNDYAESWELADHDDDVSIVSEGPLSGTTLRELIFHRRIELFGPGSPSIKQFPLLVKFLDARENLSVQVHPDDALGKELVGDNGKTEAWVVLAVDPGASIYAGLKLGVTREMLEEGIKTGDVERLLHRIEPKPGDCIMVHAGTVHAIGAGVLLAEIQQMSNATFRVFDWNRVDAAGRPRQLHVEQAMRCIDFDRGPVDPIVPRPYVMEDGVVREPLAICDYFELERWTLEAPSEIGDDDRFTILMVLEGEIRVRSARGDRPFRKGQTVLLPASIGPTMIYPVDRAVVLACQQP; this comes from the coding sequence ATGCAGTCGATCCCCCTGGAGCCGCTCGTTTTCTGGCCGATCTCGCGCCAACTGGTCTGGGGAGGTCGAAAGCTAGGGACCGTGCTGGGCAAGCCGATCGGCGAGGGGAACGACTACGCCGAAAGCTGGGAGCTGGCCGACCACGACGACGACGTCAGCATCGTCTCCGAAGGCCCGCTGTCCGGCACGACGCTTCGCGAGTTGATCTTCCATCGTCGCATCGAGTTGTTCGGCCCCGGCTCCCCCTCGATCAAGCAGTTCCCGCTGCTCGTGAAGTTTCTCGACGCCCGCGAAAACCTCTCCGTCCAGGTCCATCCCGACGACGCCCTGGGGAAGGAGTTGGTCGGCGACAACGGCAAGACTGAAGCCTGGGTGGTGCTCGCCGTCGACCCCGGCGCATCGATCTACGCCGGTCTCAAGCTGGGCGTCACGCGGGAGATGCTGGAGGAGGGGATCAAGACCGGCGACGTCGAGCGGCTCTTGCATCGAATCGAGCCCAAGCCGGGCGACTGCATCATGGTTCACGCCGGGACCGTCCACGCCATCGGCGCTGGGGTCTTGCTGGCGGAGATCCAGCAGATGTCCAACGCCACCTTCCGGGTCTTCGACTGGAATCGCGTCGACGCGGCGGGGCGACCGCGCCAATTGCACGTCGAGCAGGCGATGCGTTGCATCGACTTCGACCGAGGGCCCGTCGATCCGATTGTGCCGAGGCCGTACGTGATGGAAGACGGCGTCGTCCGCGAGCCGCTGGCCATCTGCGACTACTTCGAACTCGAGCGGTGGACGCTCGAAGCGCCCAGCGAGATCGGCGACGACGATCGATTCACGATCCTCATGGTCCTGGAAGGGGAGATCCGCGTCCGGTCGGCCCGTGGCGATCGGCCGTTCCGCAAGGGGCAGACCGTCCTCTTGCCGGCGTCGATCGGCCCGACGATGATCTACCCCGTCGACCGGGCCGTGGTTCTGGCCTGTCAGCAGCCCTGA
- the tatC gene encoding twin-arginine translocase subunit TatC has protein sequence MVTMSFGEHLEELRVRLILALAGLMVGVLIVFVPPLDIGKRVMEKMESPAKNALTAFYASEYEKKAEAARQAQEVSPEVQAQVPAESFIAAIAKLAPDLKLPDVEAVKGQLLEFPIRYKLADVIGLSEKSVYQIDNSLISLGPLETITIYFLVCLVSGLVLASPWVFYQIWAFIAAGLYRHERHYVMRFLPVSLGLFVSGILLCFFFVLPLTLAFLLDFNVWLGVAPTLRLSEWMSFATILPLVFGVAFQTPLVMLFLQRIGIFTVDDFRAKRKFAILIITIAAAVLTPGQDPISMTLLAVPMILLYELGIILIARGGKAGLPAQA, from the coding sequence ATGGTGACGATGAGCTTCGGCGAGCACCTTGAGGAGCTGCGCGTGCGGCTCATCCTGGCGCTGGCCGGCCTCATGGTCGGCGTTCTGATCGTCTTCGTCCCGCCGCTCGATATCGGCAAGCGGGTCATGGAGAAGATGGAGTCGCCCGCCAAAAACGCTCTGACCGCCTTCTACGCCAGCGAGTACGAGAAGAAGGCCGAGGCCGCCCGGCAAGCCCAGGAGGTCTCGCCCGAGGTTCAGGCCCAGGTGCCGGCCGAGTCCTTCATCGCCGCCATCGCCAAGCTCGCCCCCGACCTGAAGCTGCCCGACGTCGAGGCGGTGAAGGGCCAACTCCTGGAATTCCCGATCCGCTACAAGCTGGCGGACGTCATCGGCCTGAGCGAGAAGTCGGTCTACCAGATCGACAACTCGCTGATCTCGCTGGGGCCGCTGGAGACGATCACGATCTACTTCCTGGTCTGCTTGGTCTCCGGCCTGGTGCTGGCGAGCCCCTGGGTCTTCTACCAGATCTGGGCGTTCATCGCGGCCGGGTTGTATCGCCACGAACGCCATTACGTGATGCGGTTCCTGCCCGTCTCGCTGGGACTGTTCGTCTCGGGCATTCTCCTCTGCTTCTTCTTCGTTCTGCCGCTGACCCTGGCGTTCTTGCTGGATTTCAACGTCTGGCTGGGCGTCGCGCCGACGTTGCGGCTGAGCGAGTGGATGAGCTTCGCCACGATCCTGCCGCTGGTCTTCGGCGTGGCCTTCCAAACGCCGCTCGTCATGCTATTCCTCCAGCGCATCGGGATCTTCACGGTCGACGACTTCCGAGCCAAGCGGAAGTTCGCGATCCTCATCATCACGATCGCCGCCGCCGTGCTCACCCCCGGTCAGGACCCGATCAGCATGACCCTCCTGGCCGTGCCGATGATCCTGCTCTACGAGCTGGGCATCATCCTGATCGCCCGCGGCGGCAAGGCCGGCCTGCCCGCCCAGGCTTGA
- a CDS encoding homoserine dehydrogenase, with amino-acid sequence MEQVSVGMVGLGTVGAGVARILTQHADRIARRSGRRIELKWAVVRDLKKRRDADFEGVRVVDDVRRVIDDPEVQIVVELIGGVDAARRIVLDALAAGKHVVTANKALLAEHGPEVFAAARAADRAVAFEASVGGGIPILGAINVGLAANQIQSLAAILNGTCNYILTQMTQEGIAYADALAGAQSLGYAEADPTLDVNGTDTAHKLAVLAQLAFGASVKTTDIPREGIDRLEIADLKYARELGYTIKLLAHARLADGALELRVAPSLVRNDAPLAQVHGPYNAIRVVGDAVGDTFFHGRGAGMMPTASAVVADVIDVATGRALLTSRTLDFWSATAPAVPLLPASQSRRRNYLRFLIADRPGVIAAIAQVLGDRGISIASVIQHEPSDGEGGEPGPVPLVIMTHLAVEEDLREAIRAIDRLDVVRAPSVRLGVEE; translated from the coding sequence ATGGAACAGGTCAGCGTGGGAATGGTCGGGTTGGGAACCGTCGGCGCGGGCGTCGCCCGGATCCTGACGCAGCACGCCGACCGCATCGCCCGCCGATCGGGACGCCGGATCGAGCTGAAATGGGCCGTCGTCCGCGACCTTAAGAAACGTCGGGACGCCGACTTTGAGGGCGTCCGGGTCGTCGACGACGTCCGCCGCGTGATCGACGATCCCGAAGTCCAGATCGTCGTGGAGTTGATCGGCGGCGTGGATGCGGCGCGTCGGATCGTGCTGGACGCCCTCGCGGCCGGCAAGCACGTCGTCACGGCCAACAAGGCGCTCCTGGCCGAGCACGGCCCCGAGGTCTTCGCCGCCGCCCGCGCGGCCGACCGCGCCGTGGCCTTCGAGGCGAGCGTCGGCGGCGGGATCCCGATCCTGGGGGCGATCAACGTCGGCCTGGCGGCCAACCAGATCCAGAGCCTGGCGGCGATCCTCAACGGCACCTGCAACTACATCCTGACCCAGATGACCCAGGAGGGGATCGCCTACGCCGACGCCCTCGCCGGCGCCCAATCGCTCGGCTACGCCGAGGCCGACCCCACTCTCGACGTCAACGGCACGGACACCGCCCACAAGCTGGCCGTCCTGGCTCAACTGGCCTTCGGCGCGAGCGTCAAGACGACCGACATCCCCCGCGAGGGGATCGACCGCCTGGAGATCGCCGACCTCAAGTACGCCCGCGAGTTGGGCTACACCATCAAGCTCCTGGCCCACGCCCGGCTTGCCGACGGCGCCCTGGAGCTTCGCGTGGCCCCCAGCCTGGTCCGCAACGACGCCCCCCTGGCTCAGGTCCACGGGCCTTACAACGCGATCCGGGTGGTCGGCGACGCCGTCGGCGACACGTTCTTCCACGGCCGGGGCGCTGGGATGATGCCCACGGCCTCCGCCGTCGTCGCCGACGTGATCGACGTGGCGACCGGTCGGGCGCTTTTGACCTCGCGGACGCTCGACTTCTGGTCGGCTACGGCCCCGGCGGTCCCCCTGCTCCCCGCCAGCCAGTCGCGGCGGCGGAACTACCTCCGGTTCCTGATCGCCGATCGTCCCGGCGTGATCGCGGCCATCGCCCAGGTGCTGGGGGACCGCGGCATCAGCATCGCCAGCGTGATCCAGCACGAGCCTTCCGACGGCGAGGGGGGCGAGCCCGGCCCGGTCCCGCTCGTCATCATGACTCACCTGGCCGTGGAGGAAGACCTCCGCGAAGCCATCCGAGCCATCGACCGCCTCGACGTCGTCCGCGCCCCGAGCGTCCGCCTCGGCGTCGAGGAGTGA